The Melospiza georgiana isolate bMelGeo1 chromosome Z, bMelGeo1.pri, whole genome shotgun sequence genome contains a region encoding:
- the LYSMD3 gene encoding lysM and putative peptidoglycan-binding domain-containing protein 3, which produces MAGRGAGSGPQPSAVAQPLTGGHLYPFVSTESEGPEEEGELSELRPRGREKVRRSASRDRLDDIVLLTKDIREGDTLNAIALQFCCSVADIKRVNNLINDQDFFALRSIRIPVKKFSVLTETHISPKGRPALRPALCSPEVQETSLCDKFSANETAGNFLKEVDRDIEEIVKCNDTKRENLNEVVSALAAQQICFETDGKTKKCKDPYYGADWGIGWWTAVVIMLIIGIVTPVFYLLYYEVLVKADVSHHFPMESSHLFVTAVSHQKETENGINPTNIMKVDNQGDLQH; this is translated from the exons ATGGCCGGCCGAGGCGCAGGCAGCGGCCCGCAGCCGTCCGCCGTGGCACAGCCGCTCACCGGCGGTCATTTGTACCCTTTCGTGAGCACGGAGAGCGAGGGGCCCgaggaggagggggagctgTCGGAACTGCGGCCGCGGGGCAGGGAGAAGGTCCGGCGGAGCGCGTCGAGGGACAGGCTAGATGATATAGTGCTGCTGACGAAGGACATCCGGGAAGGGGACACGCTGAACGCGATCGCgctgcagttctgctgctcc gtTGCAGATATCAAGAGAGTTAACAATCTTATCAACGATCAAGATTTTTTTGCCCTGAGGTCTATCAGAATTCCAGTGAAAAAGTTCAGTGTATTGACTGAAACCCATATATCTCCAAAAGGAAGACCAGCTCTTCGGCCTGCTCTGTGTTCCCCAGAAGTACAGGAAACATCTCTTTGTGATAAATTCTCTGCTAATGAGACTGCTGGCAACTTCTTAAAAGAAGTCGATCGAGATATAGAAGAAATAGTGAAGTGTAATGATACAAAGAGAGAGAATCTGAATGAAGTTGTTTCTGCTTTAGCAGCCCAACAGATCTGTTTTGAAACTGATGGTAAAACTAAAAAATGCAAGGATCCTTACTATGGAGCAGACTGGGGTATAGGATGGTGGACAGCAGTAGTAATAATGTTGATTATTGGCATAGTAACTCCAGTTTTTTATCTCCTGTATTATGAAGTTCTAGTGAAAGCAGATGTCAGTCACCATTTTCCAATGGAATCTTCTCATTTGTTTGTCACAGCAGTATCACatcagaaagaaacagaaaatggaataaatCCAACAAATATTATGAAAGTTGATAATCAAGGAGACCTTCAGCATTAA